A stretch of the Haloplanus aerogenes genome encodes the following:
- a CDS encoding DUF7312 domain-containing protein translates to MSALSDDDRDDDESPWRFAVDEVGEDAPEPETIEPESPELENVVFVLLGVALSGFIFYAALGSL, encoded by the coding sequence ATGAGTGCGCTGTCCGACGACGACCGCGACGACGACGAGTCGCCGTGGCGGTTCGCTGTCGACGAAGTCGGCGAAGACGCTCCCGAGCCGGAGACCATCGAACCCGAATCGCCCGAACTGGAGAACGTCGTGTTCGTTCTGCTCGGCGTGGCGCTCTCCGGATTCATCTTCTACGCCGCCCTCGGCAGTTTGTAG
- a CDS encoding NUDIX hydrolase — protein sequence MLARDVTYVEKACAYITRDGSEVLVFRGPGHDGFQIPKGTVEPGETPRDAVYREAIEESGLATFERVDHLVTDVWTRRESPPKRYVRHFYHAPVHEPRDSWTHTVTGTGDERGAEFEFSWLDLSADAPFALDLDDYLHTLTGVDGPVVSEVVAD from the coding sequence ATGTTAGCACGTGACGTAACGTACGTCGAGAAAGCGTGTGCCTACATCACCAGAGACGGATCGGAGGTGCTGGTGTTCAGGGGACCGGGCCACGACGGGTTCCAGATTCCGAAAGGGACCGTTGAACCGGGTGAAACACCGCGAGACGCCGTGTACCGCGAGGCAATCGAGGAGAGCGGGCTGGCGACCTTCGAGCGGGTCGACCACCTCGTCACCGACGTGTGGACGCGGCGGGAGTCGCCGCCGAAGCGGTACGTGCGCCACTTCTACCACGCCCCGGTCCACGAACCCCGAGATTCGTGGACCCACACCGTCACGGGCACCGGCGACGAACGTGGTGCGGAGTTCGAGTTCTCGTGGCTCGACCTGTCGGCCGACGCGCCCTTCGCCCTCGATCTCGACGACTATCTGCACACGCTGACGGGGGTCGACGGCCCAGTCGTGTCGGAAGTAGTCGCCGATTGA
- a CDS encoding MFS transporter: MDDNDRSIVGFVMVGHAMVHTYELSIPILMTVWLLEFSTTAAVLGVAAAVGYGLFGIGALPGGLLVDRFGSRVLISACLAGMGLSFLLLSLAPGVVGVTLALAVWGIAASVYHPAGLTLISNGIEERGRGFAYHGMAGNVGIAGGPLVTALLLLAFDWRIAVVILAVPALVATLVGLTIRFDPVAAVEATDGGSREHSPTSLAEFVGETRRLFTLGFLLICVIVAFNGLYYRGVLTFLPDLLGDFLMAAVGDVRPGIFDPDSPVAEEFDLAQYLYTGLLTVGIGGQYLSGRLTELIEPDRALILVLTVLTVIALAFVPAAQLGLTGLLVASFALGFALFATQPLTQATIAKYSLPESRGLSFGYTYLAIFGVGALGAAVAGTVLTYASVSLMFVVLAAFSTIGTVLALSLVRVGREP, from the coding sequence GTGGACGACAACGATCGATCTATCGTCGGGTTCGTCATGGTCGGGCACGCGATGGTGCACACCTACGAACTGTCGATACCGATCCTGATGACGGTGTGGCTGTTGGAGTTCTCGACCACTGCGGCGGTGCTTGGGGTCGCGGCCGCGGTCGGCTACGGACTGTTCGGTATCGGGGCACTGCCGGGCGGGTTGCTGGTCGATAGATTCGGCTCGCGCGTGCTGATCAGTGCCTGTCTGGCCGGCATGGGACTCTCGTTTTTGCTGTTGAGTCTCGCCCCCGGTGTCGTGGGCGTGACGCTCGCACTGGCGGTCTGGGGGATCGCCGCCAGTGTCTACCACCCCGCCGGGCTGACACTCATCAGCAACGGCATCGAGGAGCGCGGACGAGGCTTCGCCTACCACGGGATGGCGGGGAACGTCGGTATCGCGGGCGGGCCGCTGGTGACCGCGCTCCTGTTGCTCGCCTTCGACTGGCGGATCGCCGTGGTGATCCTCGCTGTTCCGGCGCTGGTGGCCACGCTCGTCGGCCTGACCATCCGGTTCGATCCCGTGGCCGCCGTGGAGGCGACCGACGGTGGATCCCGGGAGCACTCGCCAACCTCACTCGCCGAGTTCGTCGGCGAGACGCGTCGCCTGTTCACCCTCGGCTTCCTGCTGATCTGCGTGATCGTCGCATTCAACGGCCTCTACTATCGTGGCGTCCTCACGTTCCTTCCGGATCTGCTCGGGGACTTCCTGATGGCAGCTGTCGGCGACGTTCGCCCCGGCATATTCGACCCCGACAGTCCGGTCGCCGAGGAGTTCGACCTCGCCCAGTATCTCTACACGGGTCTGTTGACCGTCGGCATCGGCGGCCAGTATCTGAGCGGGCGACTCACGGAACTGATCGAACCGGACCGCGCCTTGATCTTGGTGCTGACGGTCCTCACGGTCATCGCACTGGCGTTCGTCCCCGCGGCACAGCTAGGTCTCACGGGGCTGTTGGTCGCGAGCTTCGCGCTCGGATTCGCTCTGTTCGCCACGCAACCGCTCACGCAGGCGACCATCGCGAAGTACTCGCTTCCCGAATCGAGGGGACTCTCGTTCGGCTACACCTACCTCGCCATCTTCGGCGTCGGTGCCCTCGGGGCGGCGGTCGCCGGGACGGTCCTCACCTACGCGTCCGTGTCGCTGATGTTCGTCGTACTCGCGGCGTTCTCGACGATCGGAACGGTTCTCGCCCTGTCGCTCGTTCGGGTCGGGCGCGAGCCATAG